A genomic segment from Micromonospora echinaurantiaca encodes:
- a CDS encoding maleylpyruvate isomerase N-terminal domain-containing protein, protein MTGADVQRAVAVMTAVLAPYDERDWRVPAGDLTWSCWTTAAHVAHDLLAYAGQVAGRPETGYLPFDLVVAPTAPPREVLRVVTACGGLLRAAVDAAAPQSRAWHYGPCDPPGFAAMGVAETLLHTYDITGGLGVPWQPPDDLSAAVVGRLFPDAPDGPPAAVLLWLTGRGELPGRPRRTSWTWRAALD, encoded by the coding sequence ATGACCGGGGCCGACGTGCAGCGCGCGGTGGCCGTGATGACCGCCGTCCTGGCTCCGTACGACGAGCGGGACTGGCGGGTGCCGGCCGGCGACCTGACGTGGAGTTGCTGGACCACGGCCGCGCACGTGGCGCACGACCTGCTGGCCTACGCTGGCCAGGTGGCGGGCCGGCCGGAGACCGGCTACCTGCCGTTCGACCTCGTCGTGGCGCCCACCGCCCCGCCCCGGGAGGTGCTGCGGGTGGTCACCGCGTGCGGGGGCCTGCTGCGCGCCGCGGTCGACGCCGCCGCGCCGCAGAGCCGGGCCTGGCACTACGGGCCGTGCGACCCGCCGGGGTTCGCGGCCATGGGCGTGGCCGAGACGCTGCTGCACACCTACGACATCACCGGCGGGCTGGGGGTGCCGTGGCAGCCGCCGGACGACCTCAGCGCCGCGGTGGTCGGTCGGCTGTTCCCGGACGCCCCGGACGGGCCCCCGGCGGCGGTGCTGCTCTGGCTCACCGGCCGGGGTGAACTGCCGGGACGGCCCCGGCGGACGTCCTGGACCTGGCGGGCCGCGCTGGACTGA
- a CDS encoding erythromycin esterase family protein produces the protein MSVGIKDTVHVVDAATVMRLLPARPRLLALGEPTHGEDALLDLRNDLFRQLVEQEGYRTIAMEIDCLMALLVDDYVTSGSGTLDDVMERGFSHEWGTFPANRELVRWMRAYNEGRPASERLRFAGFDGPLEITAAASPRQALTALHAYLAARVDADLLPCTDETLDHLLGADDRWTEPAAMMDPSRSVGQTPEARQLRLLADDLVALLEAQTPHLITASTPDEWDRARLYGRTATGLLRYHFWMADPSPSRLARLLYVRDSMMAANLLALAERGPALVNAHNGHLQRDKSSMRMGGRPQEWWSAGAIVDAHLGGEYAFLATALGTIRHHDVQTPPPDTVEGLLYALPEDRYLVDARRLAATVADAMPAARVSPWFGYAPLNPAHLASIDGIVFVKDAPPSRV, from the coding sequence ATGAGTGTTGGTATCAAGGACACCGTCCATGTCGTCGACGCCGCAACCGTCATGCGGCTTCTCCCGGCCCGGCCGCGGCTGCTCGCCCTGGGCGAGCCCACCCACGGCGAGGACGCGCTGCTCGACCTGCGCAACGATCTCTTCCGGCAACTCGTCGAGCAGGAGGGCTACCGGACCATCGCGATGGAGATCGACTGCCTGATGGCCCTGCTCGTGGACGACTACGTCACCTCGGGCAGCGGCACCCTCGACGACGTCATGGAGCGCGGCTTCAGCCACGAGTGGGGCACCTTCCCGGCCAACCGCGAGCTGGTGCGCTGGATGCGCGCGTACAACGAGGGGCGGCCCGCGTCCGAGCGGCTGCGCTTCGCCGGGTTCGACGGTCCGCTGGAGATCACCGCCGCGGCGAGCCCTCGGCAGGCCCTCACCGCGCTGCACGCCTACCTCGCCGCCCGGGTGGACGCCGACCTGCTTCCCTGCACCGACGAGACACTCGACCACCTGCTCGGCGCCGACGACCGGTGGACCGAGCCCGCCGCGATGATGGACCCGTCCCGGTCGGTGGGGCAGACGCCCGAGGCCAGGCAGTTGCGGTTGCTCGCCGACGACCTGGTGGCCCTGCTCGAGGCACAGACGCCACACCTGATCACGGCGTCCACCCCGGACGAGTGGGACCGGGCCCGCCTCTACGGCCGGACCGCCACCGGGCTGCTGCGCTACCACTTCTGGATGGCCGACCCGTCACCAAGCCGCCTGGCGCGGCTGCTGTACGTGCGGGACTCGATGATGGCCGCCAACCTGCTCGCCCTCGCCGAGCGGGGCCCGGCGCTGGTGAACGCCCACAACGGGCATCTCCAGCGGGACAAGAGCAGCATGCGGATGGGCGGCCGGCCGCAGGAATGGTGGAGCGCCGGCGCGATCGTCGACGCCCACCTGGGCGGGGAGTACGCCTTCCTGGCCACGGCCCTCGGCACGATCCGTCACCACGACGTGCAGACCCCACCGCCGGACACCGTCGAAGGGCTGCTCTACGCGCTACCGGAGGACCGGTACCTCGTCGACGCCCGCAGGCTGGCCGCCACCGTCGCCGACGCGATGCCCGCTGCCCGCGTTTCCCCCTGGTTCGGCTACGCCCCGCTGAACCCGGCCCACCTGGCGAGCATCGACGGGATCGTGTTCGTCAAGGACGCCCCACCGAGCCGGGTGTGA
- a CDS encoding NAD(P)/FAD-dependent oxidoreductase: MKHRIVVLGAGYAGAFVAGNLARRLSPADAEVTVVNAEPDFVQRLRLHQLAAGQEVEAPQLADVFAGTGIRLRLARVTAVDPERRVVAVADADGGGELGYDTLLYALGSHGDHRGVPGVAEHAFDIAARPSALRLRERLDSLGRRGEGEGGRVLVVGDGLTGIETAAEIAESRPGLSVALIAHGELGARLSAGARGHLRRACDRLGITVLEHTSVEAVEAARVRCADGTALASDATVWAAGFAVNPIAAASGLEVTGNGRIVVDRTMRSVSHPNVYAVGDSAHAIGDNGLPLPMSCASAGYTGKQAIEAIVGRLTGRTIATTKLVYPGNHISLGRRDGILQLVDDEARAKPTYLGGRRAARIKAGILRLSLWATSHPTFGMPKRRRRLVAAPGAFAGEGARAAGPGAGASVRGGRVAA; the protein is encoded by the coding sequence ATGAAGCACCGCATCGTCGTCCTCGGCGCCGGCTACGCCGGGGCCTTCGTGGCCGGGAACCTGGCCCGCCGGCTGTCCCCGGCGGACGCCGAGGTCACCGTGGTCAACGCCGAGCCGGACTTCGTCCAGCGGCTGCGGCTGCACCAGCTCGCGGCCGGCCAGGAAGTCGAGGCTCCACAGCTCGCCGACGTCTTCGCCGGCACGGGGATCCGGCTGCGCCTGGCCCGGGTCACCGCCGTCGACCCGGAGCGCCGGGTCGTCGCCGTTGCCGACGCCGACGGTGGTGGCGAGCTGGGCTACGACACGCTTCTCTACGCGCTCGGCAGCCACGGCGACCACCGCGGCGTCCCCGGCGTGGCCGAGCACGCCTTCGACATCGCCGCCCGGCCTTCGGCGCTGCGCCTGCGCGAGCGCCTGGACAGCCTGGGCAGGCGGGGCGAAGGCGAAGGGGGGAGGGTGCTGGTCGTCGGCGACGGGTTGACCGGCATCGAGACCGCCGCGGAGATCGCCGAATCCCGGCCCGGCCTGTCGGTGGCGCTGATCGCCCACGGCGAGCTGGGCGCCCGGCTCTCCGCCGGCGCCCGCGGCCACCTGCGCCGGGCCTGCGACCGGCTGGGCATCACCGTCCTGGAGCACACCAGCGTCGAAGCGGTCGAAGCAGCGCGGGTGCGGTGCGCCGACGGCACCGCCCTGGCGTCCGACGCCACTGTGTGGGCGGCCGGGTTCGCGGTCAACCCCATCGCGGCGGCGAGCGGGCTGGAGGTCACCGGGAACGGCCGGATCGTCGTCGATCGCACCATGCGATCCGTCTCGCACCCGAACGTCTACGCCGTCGGCGACAGCGCCCACGCCATCGGCGACAACGGTCTGCCGCTGCCGATGTCCTGTGCGTCGGCCGGCTACACCGGCAAGCAGGCCATCGAGGCGATCGTGGGACGCCTGACCGGCCGTACGATCGCGACCACCAAGCTGGTCTACCCGGGTAACCACATCAGCCTCGGGCGGCGGGACGGGATCCTGCAGCTGGTCGACGACGAAGCGCGAGCGAAGCCGACGTACCTGGGCGGCCGGAGGGCGGCGCGGATCAAGGCGGGCATCCTCAGGCTCTCGCTGTGGGCCACCTCGCACCCGACCTTCGGCATGCCCAAGCGCCGGCGCCGCCTGGTCGCCGCGCCGGGTGCGTTCGCCGGGGAGGGGGCACGAGCCGCTGGGCCGGGCGCGGGAGCATCCGTTCGGGGCGGTCGCGTGGCCGCCTAG
- a CDS encoding nuclear transport factor 2 family protein has product MSRNTETVETYLDGFRKNDHAQILSCLTDDIEWTVFGAFHLKGKEAYDAAIEGPGFVPPPRLEVVRMVEQGDTVMAELVGSVRRDTGEEMRMSMAEVFVMRDGKIAERRAWVIELKENDHR; this is encoded by the coding sequence ATGTCGCGCAACACCGAGACCGTCGAGACCTACCTGGACGGCTTCCGGAAGAACGACCACGCGCAGATCCTGTCCTGCCTGACCGACGACATCGAGTGGACGGTCTTCGGCGCCTTCCACCTGAAGGGCAAGGAGGCGTACGACGCCGCGATCGAGGGGCCGGGGTTCGTGCCGCCGCCCCGACTGGAGGTGGTCCGCATGGTCGAGCAGGGCGACACGGTCATGGCGGAGCTCGTCGGTTCGGTGCGGCGCGACACCGGCGAGGAGATGCGGATGTCGATGGCCGAGGTGTTCGTGATGCGCGACGGAAAGATCGCCGAGCGGCGCGCGTGGGTGATCGAACTGAAGGAGAACGATCACCGCTGA
- a CDS encoding 2-phosphosulfolactate phosphatase — MSIVGMDAEIPTGGVVVVIDVIRAFTTAAVAFERGVTEIACAPSLEVGRALRRLLPDRLLVGEANGLKPVDFNFGNSPFEMSVARLDGQRLIQTTSNGTLGLARCPKPTALLAVSARNVGATARWIASNHAATPCTLICTGRTAEDWACATYLSGLLNGSAPRRADLVAGIMDGAAEHARGYAQLPASERVDLSNDLRFCCDVDRAEFAMVGDVRKDHVVLARVPC; from the coding sequence GTGTCGATCGTAGGTATGGATGCCGAAATTCCGACCGGCGGGGTCGTAGTCGTCATCGATGTGATTCGGGCTTTCACCACGGCTGCGGTTGCCTTCGAGCGTGGCGTGACCGAGATAGCCTGCGCCCCGTCACTCGAGGTCGGCCGAGCTCTCCGGCGGCTACTCCCCGACCGCCTTCTGGTCGGGGAGGCCAACGGCCTCAAGCCCGTGGATTTCAACTTCGGGAACTCGCCGTTCGAGATGTCGGTGGCGCGGCTTGACGGCCAGCGTCTGATTCAGACGACATCGAACGGCACGCTCGGGCTAGCCCGGTGTCCAAAACCGACGGCGCTGCTCGCGGTGTCAGCGAGGAATGTCGGTGCCACCGCCCGCTGGATCGCGAGCAACCACGCCGCGACTCCGTGCACACTCATCTGCACCGGGAGGACCGCCGAGGACTGGGCCTGTGCGACCTACCTGAGCGGCCTTCTCAACGGGTCAGCGCCGCGACGGGCAGATCTGGTCGCTGGCATCATGGACGGCGCCGCCGAGCATGCTCGTGGCTATGCACAGCTACCCGCGTCCGAACGTGTTGATCTTTCCAACGACCTCCGCTTCTGCTGCGATGTCGACCGGGCCGAATTCGCCATGGTCGGCGACGTCCGCAAAGATCACGTTGTCCTCGCCAGGGTGCCGTGCTGA
- a CDS encoding sigma-70 family RNA polymerase sigma factor, whose translation MDSTAADRFDTDRFEASRNRLASLAYRLLGSAADAEDAVQDAFLHWQAADRRRIRVPEAWLTKVVTNLCLDRLRSAQARRERSVGSWLPEPLLDGDPMLGPADTVEQRESVSLAVLTLLERLAPVERAVYLLREAFSYSHAEIAEILDITESASQQHLHRARHRITAARRRGSGDVDPASARRIVEEFLAAAYSGRTERLVELLTDDATAISDGAGLTGTLLRYDTAQRIAAVARAGFKPTPAKRRLAGGTPAIHYALLNGAPAIVFVLDDRVVGAVAFDVTDGRIATVRGIAAPTRLVRLSEAWRRHEPAPPLIPQW comes from the coding sequence GTGGACAGCACCGCCGCCGATCGGTTCGACACCGATCGGTTCGAGGCCAGCCGGAACCGGCTGGCCTCGCTGGCGTACCGGCTGCTGGGCTCCGCCGCGGACGCCGAGGACGCCGTGCAGGATGCGTTCCTGCACTGGCAGGCCGCCGACCGGCGGCGGATCAGGGTGCCGGAAGCATGGCTGACCAAGGTCGTCACCAACCTGTGCCTCGACCGGCTCCGCTCGGCACAGGCCCGCCGCGAACGCAGCGTCGGCTCCTGGCTGCCCGAACCGCTCCTCGACGGCGATCCGATGCTCGGCCCGGCCGACACTGTCGAGCAGCGCGAATCGGTCTCCCTGGCCGTGCTGACTCTCCTGGAGCGTCTGGCGCCCGTCGAGCGGGCCGTCTACCTCCTGCGCGAGGCGTTCTCCTACAGCCACGCCGAGATCGCCGAGATCCTCGACATCACCGAGTCCGCAAGCCAGCAGCACCTGCACCGGGCCCGGCACCGCATCACCGCCGCGCGCCGCCGCGGCAGCGGCGACGTCGATCCGGCGTCCGCCCGCAGGATCGTCGAGGAGTTCCTCGCCGCCGCCTACTCGGGTCGCACCGAACGGCTGGTGGAGCTGCTCACCGACGACGCGACCGCGATCTCGGACGGCGCCGGCCTGACCGGGACGCTGCTGCGGTACGACACTGCCCAGCGCATCGCCGCCGTCGCCCGGGCCGGCTTCAAACCCACGCCCGCGAAACGGCGGCTCGCCGGCGGCACGCCCGCCATCCACTACGCGCTCCTCAACGGCGCTCCCGCCATCGTCTTCGTACTCGACGACCGGGTCGTCGGCGCCGTGGCGTTCGACGTCACCGACGGCAGGATCGCAACCGTGCGCGGCATCGCCGCCCCCACCCGCCTCGTCCGCCTCTCCGAAGCCTGGCGGCGGCACGAACCGGCCCCGCCGCTCATCCCTCAGTGGTGA
- a CDS encoding PH domain-containing protein — translation MSGWHRLDVRMVWVDVVRSLLSLAPTGLAVGVFRVEARLSTLWPVLAVAVVGLARAGHDLLRWAKTRYRVTGERVELRTGLLVRAHRSVRRDRIRSVTATALLRHRLAGLRVVTVGAGLPGSEGEAALRLDAVSVRTAERLRRDLLGGHPNTPAGDPAPAEAVGAKGRGGAGSVRSGGAVTGDARLLARIRWSWLVHNVVNVWAFVMAAGLLWGAYWTAESFGFDAAAAVAGLLDWRALGVGRSVLVAVAAAGVLGVAGMAVAFVAEFWDFRLTRVTTAAGSVLRTTQGLFKTREVDRDDDRLRGVEISEPVLWRWMGTADTNVISTGLTMWSMTPATTVLPRGPVRVARSVAAAVLAADPNPFAAPLARHPRAALRRRLGWAVLVGAVLTGALAGLGAVLDLPRSWLAGPASAPLLAGAALVAYRALGHATVGGYLVLRSGLVSRSTAAVRGGAVIGWRVRQSLLQRRLGLATLIATTAAGHGRYAAVDLAAGDAVDLAERTLPGLLAPFGTAPPDHHPSSPRQLA, via the coding sequence ATGAGCGGGTGGCACCGGCTGGACGTGCGGATGGTGTGGGTGGACGTGGTCCGCAGCCTGCTCTCGCTCGCACCGACCGGCCTGGCGGTGGGGGTGTTCCGGGTCGAGGCTCGGCTGTCCACGCTCTGGCCGGTGCTCGCGGTCGCCGTGGTCGGCCTCGCCCGGGCCGGGCACGACCTGCTCCGCTGGGCGAAGACCCGGTACCGGGTGACCGGGGAGCGGGTCGAGCTGCGTACCGGCCTGCTGGTGCGGGCCCACCGGTCGGTGCGTCGGGACCGGATCCGCAGCGTGACCGCGACGGCGTTGCTGCGGCACCGGCTGGCCGGGTTGCGGGTGGTGACGGTCGGCGCCGGGCTGCCCGGCAGCGAAGGGGAGGCGGCGCTGCGGCTGGACGCGGTCTCCGTCCGCACCGCCGAACGGCTGCGCCGGGACCTGCTCGGCGGCCACCCGAACACGCCGGCTGGCGACCCCGCGCCGGCGGAAGCCGTTGGCGCGAAGGGCCGCGGCGGGGCCGGGTCGGTTCGGAGCGGGGGAGCGGTCACCGGCGACGCCCGGCTCCTCGCCCGCATCCGCTGGTCCTGGCTGGTGCACAACGTGGTCAACGTCTGGGCGTTCGTGATGGCGGCCGGCCTGCTCTGGGGCGCGTACTGGACGGCCGAGTCGTTCGGGTTCGACGCTGCCGCCGCGGTCGCCGGGCTGCTGGACTGGCGCGCGCTCGGGGTCGGCCGGTCCGTCCTGGTCGCCGTCGCCGCCGCGGGTGTGCTCGGGGTGGCCGGCATGGCGGTGGCGTTCGTCGCCGAGTTCTGGGACTTCCGGCTGACCCGGGTGACCACGGCGGCCGGCAGCGTGCTGCGTACCACCCAGGGGTTGTTCAAGACCCGCGAGGTCGACCGGGACGACGACCGGCTGCGCGGCGTGGAGATCTCCGAGCCGGTGCTGTGGCGCTGGATGGGCACGGCGGACACCAACGTCATCTCCACCGGCCTGACGATGTGGAGCATGACTCCGGCCACCACCGTCCTGCCCCGCGGCCCGGTCCGGGTGGCCCGCTCGGTGGCCGCCGCGGTGCTGGCCGCGGACCCGAATCCGTTCGCGGCGCCGCTGGCCCGGCACCCGCGGGCCGCCCTGCGCCGCCGGCTGGGCTGGGCGGTGCTGGTCGGGGCGGTGCTCACCGGGGCGCTCGCCGGGCTGGGCGCCGTCCTCGATCTGCCCCGGTCGTGGCTGGCCGGGCCGGCGTCGGCGCCGTTGCTGGCGGGGGCCGCGCTGGTGGCGTACCGGGCGCTCGGGCACGCCACGGTCGGCGGCTACCTGGTGCTCCGGTCGGGGCTGGTCAGCCGGTCCACGGCGGCGGTGCGCGGCGGCGCGGTGATCGGCTGGCGGGTGCGGCAGAGCCTGCTGCAGCGCCGGCTCGGCCTGGCCACGCTGATCGCCACCACGGCCGCCGGGCATGGCCGGTACGCGGCGGTCGACCTCGCCGCCGGCGACGCGGTCGACCTGGCCGAGCGGACGCTGCCCGGCCTGCTCGCCCCGTTCGGCACCGCACCGCCGGATCACCACCCGTCGTCGCCCCGGCAGCTCGCCTGA
- a CDS encoding sensor histidine kinase: MSAPRTGRTSPRWLLPGELAALDAAGAPQRRTVRDWVVDASLFAAAALVGLSVWSEDPPYYAEAVPAWMLAADPWVGAAACLALWWRRRFPIALAVALVPALYVAGTAVGATMVAVLTVAVRRDWLPATLATAGYLVPAVIFGAAHPAPGTGVFASVAIVGMMYLVPLGWGMATRARRQLIASLRRDAERERQEHRRRLADARRGERERIAREMHDVLAHRISLLSVHAGGLAYRTAQAEAGVGRPLDAAEIGQAVEVIRDAAVRALDELGEVLAVLRTDGGDGRERVAPQPRLADIPRLVAEARAAGQRVSFEMECAPGAAEALRPATQRTVYRTVQEGLTNARKHAPGAQVAVRVDAGPVTGVVASVSNPLPVTPTGDLPGAGAGLTGLAERVALDGGTIEHGVADGSFRLTTRLSWPT, encoded by the coding sequence ATGAGCGCGCCCCGCACCGGCCGTACCTCGCCGCGCTGGCTGCTTCCCGGTGAGCTGGCCGCCCTCGACGCCGCCGGGGCGCCGCAGCGGCGTACGGTCCGGGACTGGGTGGTGGACGCGTCGCTGTTCGCGGCGGCGGCGCTGGTCGGGCTGTCGGTGTGGAGCGAGGACCCGCCCTACTACGCCGAGGCGGTCCCGGCCTGGATGCTCGCCGCCGACCCGTGGGTCGGCGCGGCCGCCTGCCTGGCCCTGTGGTGGCGGCGCCGCTTCCCGATCGCGCTGGCCGTAGCGCTGGTGCCGGCGCTGTACGTGGCCGGCACCGCGGTGGGCGCCACGATGGTGGCGGTGCTGACCGTGGCGGTGCGCCGGGACTGGCTGCCCGCCACCCTGGCCACCGCCGGCTACCTGGTGCCGGCGGTGATCTTCGGGGCGGCGCACCCCGCCCCCGGCACCGGCGTGTTCGCCTCCGTGGCGATCGTCGGCATGATGTACCTGGTGCCGCTCGGTTGGGGCATGGCCACCCGGGCCCGCCGGCAGCTCATCGCCAGCCTGCGCCGCGACGCCGAGCGGGAGCGGCAGGAGCACCGCCGCCGGCTCGCCGACGCCCGGCGTGGCGAGCGCGAACGCATCGCCCGGGAGATGCACGACGTGCTGGCGCACCGGATCTCGCTGCTGTCGGTGCACGCGGGCGGTCTGGCGTACCGCACGGCGCAGGCCGAGGCCGGCGTCGGGCGGCCACTGGACGCCGCCGAGATCGGCCAGGCGGTCGAGGTGATCCGGGACGCGGCCGTGCGGGCGTTGGACGAGCTGGGCGAGGTGCTCGCGGTGCTGCGCACCGACGGCGGCGACGGCCGGGAACGGGTGGCGCCGCAGCCGCGGCTGGCCGACATCCCCCGGCTGGTGGCCGAGGCACGGGCCGCCGGGCAGCGGGTGAGCTTCGAGATGGAGTGCGCCCCGGGCGCCGCCGAGGCGTTGCGCCCGGCCACCCAGCGCACCGTCTACCGCACCGTCCAGGAGGGACTGACCAACGCCCGCAAACACGCGCCGGGCGCCCAGGTAGCGGTCCGGGTGGACGCCGGCCCGGTCACCGGCGTGGTCGCGTCGGTCAGCAATCCCCTGCCGGTCACGCCCACCGGCGACCTGCCCGGCGCGGGTGCGGGGCTGACCGGCCTCGCCGAGCGGGTGGCCCTCGACGGGGGCACCATCGAGCACGGCGTCGCCGACGGGTCGTTCCGGCTGACCACCCGGCTATCCTGGCCGACGTGA
- a CDS encoding PH domain-containing protein has translation MTGSTVRLRPPRHRVERRAVGWWTVRAVLGAAPVLAALTATYTLAGSTRPWSGAALVVAVVAAAGYAAVVPSWRYAVHRWETTTQAVYASSGWFVREWRVAPMSRIQTVDRVRGPLQQLFGLATVTVTTASAHGPVRLVGLDAEVAARTAEQLTELVRQTPGDAT, from the coding sequence ATGACGGGATCGACGGTACGGCTGCGCCCGCCCCGCCACCGGGTCGAGCGGCGGGCGGTCGGGTGGTGGACGGTGCGCGCGGTGCTCGGCGCGGCGCCGGTGCTGGCCGCGCTGACGGCGACGTACACGCTGGCCGGCTCGACCCGGCCGTGGTCGGGTGCGGCGCTGGTCGTGGCGGTGGTGGCGGCGGCCGGGTACGCGGCGGTGGTGCCCTCCTGGCGGTACGCGGTGCACCGGTGGGAGACCACCACCCAGGCGGTGTACGCGTCCTCCGGGTGGTTCGTGCGGGAGTGGCGGGTCGCCCCGATGTCCCGGATCCAGACCGTCGACCGGGTACGCGGGCCGTTGCAGCAGCTGTTCGGGCTGGCCACGGTGACCGTGACGACTGCCTCCGCGCACGGCCCGGTACGGCTGGTGGGGCTGGACGCCGAGGTGGCCGCGCGGACCGCTGAACAGCTCACCGAGTTGGTGCGGCAGACGCCGGGGGACGCGACATGA
- a CDS encoding response regulator, translating into MTADRIRVLLVDDDALVRTGLRLMLGGAPDLDVVGEAADGADVADAVARLRPDVVLMDVRMPVLDGIAATRNLGARGGHRPAVIVLTTFDADATVLEALRAGAAGFLVKHTPPERIVDAVHRAAAGEPVLSPTVARALIDRVAGGADPVDERRRRARDRFALLTERERQVARAVAEGLSNADIAGRLFLSVGSVKAHLSSALTRLDMTNRIQLALLAHDAGDD; encoded by the coding sequence GTGACAGCGGACCGGATCCGTGTCCTGCTCGTCGACGACGACGCGCTGGTGCGTACCGGGCTGCGCCTGATGCTCGGCGGCGCACCGGACCTGGACGTGGTCGGTGAGGCCGCGGACGGCGCGGACGTCGCCGACGCGGTGGCCCGGCTGCGGCCGGACGTGGTGCTGATGGACGTCCGCATGCCGGTGCTGGACGGGATCGCGGCGACCCGGAACCTCGGTGCCCGCGGCGGGCACCGGCCCGCGGTCATCGTGCTGACCACCTTCGACGCCGACGCCACCGTGCTGGAGGCGCTGCGGGCCGGCGCGGCCGGGTTCCTGGTCAAGCACACGCCGCCGGAGCGGATCGTCGACGCCGTGCACCGGGCCGCCGCCGGGGAGCCGGTGCTCTCGCCCACGGTGGCGCGCGCGCTGATCGACCGGGTCGCCGGCGGTGCCGACCCGGTCGACGAACGGCGGCGCCGCGCCCGGGACCGGTTCGCCCTGCTCACCGAACGCGAGCGGCAGGTGGCGCGGGCGGTGGCGGAGGGTCTGTCCAACGCCGACATCGCCGGCCGGCTGTTCCTGTCGGTGGGCAGCGTGAAGGCACACCTCTCCAGCGCGTTGACCCGGCTGGACATGACCAACCGGATCCAGTTGGCGCTGCTGGCCCACGACGCGGGCGACGACTGA
- a CDS encoding cellulose binding domain-containing protein produces MTARNVSYNGNLGAGASTTFGFIGTGSPGGAPTMSCTAG; encoded by the coding sequence GTGACGGCGCGCAACGTGTCGTACAACGGCAACCTGGGTGCCGGTGCGAGCACCACCTTCGGCTTCATCGGCACCGGCAGCCCCGGCGGCGCGCCGACCATGAGCTGTACGGCCGGCTGA
- a CDS encoding GNAT family N-acetyltransferase, which produces MTITLHAPASPAAPELVLRPWRAEDADALVDVYRDPVLRQWTTVPVSSHAEARRWLADVREGWDSGHRCTFAVLEPLPDGDRLVANVVVKRLAPGREHAEVGYWTAAAARGRGIAPRALEAVTRWAFDRFAAAGLTRLDLLHQVDNPASCRVAEKTGYRFQEVLPARPPFPRDGHRHARWAGSPA; this is translated from the coding sequence GTGACGATCACGCTCCACGCGCCGGCGTCTCCGGCCGCACCCGAACTCGTCCTGCGCCCCTGGCGGGCCGAGGACGCCGACGCGCTGGTCGACGTCTACCGGGACCCGGTGCTGCGCCAATGGACGACGGTCCCGGTGTCCAGCCACGCCGAGGCGCGCCGGTGGCTCGCCGACGTCCGGGAGGGCTGGGACAGCGGCCACCGGTGCACCTTCGCGGTGCTGGAGCCGCTGCCCGACGGCGACCGGCTGGTGGCCAACGTGGTGGTCAAGCGGCTCGCGCCGGGGCGGGAGCACGCCGAGGTCGGCTACTGGACGGCCGCCGCGGCCCGGGGGCGGGGGATCGCCCCGCGCGCCCTGGAGGCGGTGACCCGGTGGGCGTTCGACCGGTTCGCCGCCGCCGGTCTGACCCGGCTGGACCTGCTGCACCAGGTGGACAACCCGGCGTCGTGCCGGGTGGCGGAGAAGACCGGCTACCGGTTCCAGGAGGTGCTGCCGGCCCGGCCGCCGTTCCCGCGCGACGGGCACCGGCACGCCCGGTGGGCCGGGTCACCGGCCTGA
- a CDS encoding DnaJ family domain-containing protein, with amino-acid sequence MNGWEASVEAQIRSAQERGEFDNLPGMGKPIPGRNLPYDESWWIKSFLEREALPSDLLLPTPLQLRRKVEQVPDEVRDLPTEEAVRAYVADLNAEIIAWLRYPEGPRVVIRPVNADDVVRRWRAEHRPAATTPAAPASEPATARRTRRGWWLPWRRRAA; translated from the coding sequence GTGAACGGCTGGGAAGCGAGCGTCGAGGCACAGATCCGATCCGCCCAGGAGCGGGGCGAGTTCGACAACCTGCCCGGCATGGGCAAACCGATCCCCGGCCGCAACCTGCCCTACGACGAGTCCTGGTGGATCAAGAGCTTCCTGGAGCGGGAGGCGCTCCCCAGCGACCTGCTGCTGCCCACCCCGCTGCAACTGCGCCGCAAGGTCGAACAGGTGCCCGACGAGGTGCGGGACCTGCCGACCGAGGAGGCGGTGCGGGCGTACGTGGCCGACCTGAACGCCGAAATCATCGCCTGGCTGCGCTACCCGGAGGGGCCGCGGGTGGTGATCCGCCCGGTGAACGCCGACGACGTGGTCCGCCGCTGGCGTGCGGAGCACCGACCGGCCGCCACCACGCCCGCCGCGCCGGCCTCCGAACCGGCCACCGCCCGGCGCACCCGCCGCGGTTGGTGGCTGCCCTGGCGCCGCCGGGCCGCGTAG